CGACTGTTCCGGCGGAGCGACTCCAGGGGCAGGGGTGCCGAACCGATGACGATCCACGTCGGCTCGAGTTCGAACGGGTTCTTCGTCGCCGACGACGGCGACGCGATTCCCGAATCGAAGCGCGAGGATCTCCACGAGACCGACGCCGAGGCACTGGATCGTCGCGGCGACGGCTTCGCGCTCGTCGGACGGATCGCCGAAGCCCACGGCTGGTCGGTGTCGATCGGCGAGAGCGACGAGGGTGGGACTCGCGTCGACGTCACTGGGACGGCGGTCGACTGGAAGAACGCGTTCGACGGCACCTCGCTCAATTCGGAACTCGAACTCGAGCGGTGATCGATAACCGCGGCCGGATCGCGGTCGCGGTTATTCGTCCTCGAGCGCCAGCGACGCCAGCATCGCCTCGAGTTGCAGCCGTTCGTTCGCCCCCTCGGTGATCCGGTAGTCCACTTCGCCGAGGCGCTCGAGCAGCCGAACGGTGGCCTGTTCGGGGAGGTCGAACTGCCACGCCGAACGGTGAAGCTGGTCGATGACGTCGCCGCCGGCGAGGCCGCGGTCCATCAGGAGGTCCTCGAGCGCCGCTCGGGCGGCGGTGAAGTCGCCGTCGATGGCGTGCTGAACCATCTCCTCGACCTCCTCGGGGCGGGCGGTGGCGGTGATCGCGAACACCGTCTCCTCGTCGACGGTCTCGCCCATCACGGCCGCGGCCTGCAGGGCGTTGATCGCCTTTCGCATGTCGCCGTCGGCGGCGTAGACCAGCGCGTCGACCCCGTCGTCGGTGACCGCGATCCCTTCAGTTTCGGCGATCTCGCGGACCTGCGCCTCGACGGCTTCCTCGGTGAGTTCGGTGAACCGAAAGACCGCACACCGCGACTGGATTGGGTCGATGATCTGACTCGAGTAGTTGCACGAGAGGATGAAGCGCGTGTTGTTCGAGAACTGCTCCATCGTCCGACGCAGCGCGGACTGGGCGTCGCTCGTCAGCGCGTCGGCCTCGTCCAGGAAGATGATGCGGTGGTCGTAGCCGCCGAAGGACGAACGCGCGAAGTCCTTGATCCGGTCGCGGACGACGTCGATCCCGCGCTGATCGGAGGCGTTCAGCTCGAGGAAGTTCTCGCGCCAGTCGTCGTCGTAGATTTCGCGGGCTATAGCCTGTGATGCGGTCGTCTTCCCGGTTCCGGCTGGCCCCGCGAACATGAGGTGCGGGAGGTCCCCCTGCTCGACGTAGCGTCGCAGCCGCGGGACGATGTTCTCGTGGCCCTTGATCTCGTCAAGCCGCTCCGGGCGATACTTCTCGATCCAGACTTCGGTCTTGCCGGGAGTCGGCTCCGCCGCCTCGGCGTCGGCCTCGCTCATACCGGTCGCAAGGGGCGGCCGGCAGATAAATCGCCCGAAGGGCGTCCTCGAGACGGCCCACGGAACGGCTACCGATCCAGCCGCTCCGTCCGGAACCGGAAACGCGATCGAACTGTTCTAACTGGCGACGGGTGAGACACATGTTTTTCATCTCACACGATGTGCGGTGTGTATGGGGTTTCGAACGGCCATCGGAGCGCGAGTCGCGATCGTCCTGCTCGTCGTCGTCCTTCTGGGGACGATGCCGGCGTCGGTCGCCGCCCAGTCGGACGAACGGGCCGGCGGGACGATCGTCGTCGAGGAGGGGGAGACGGTCGACGAGATCGAAGCCTTCGCGGGCACCGTGATCATCAGCGGTACCGTCACCAACGACGTCAGCGCGTTCGCGGGCAACGTCCACATCGACGGCGAGGTCGGCGGCGACGTCGAAGCCGTGTCCGGCAACGTCGAGATCACCGGCACCGTCGACGGCGACGTCAGCGGCGCCGGCGGAAACTTCGCCGTCGCCGAGGGCGCGACGATCGGCGGCTCGCTCGAGGCCGGCGCCGGAGCGGTCGAGATCGACGGCACGATCGCAGGCGACGCGGCGGTCGGGGCGGAGACGATCCGGCTCGGCGAAAACGCGGCCATCGGCGGCGATCTCCGGTACAGCGGCACGCTCGAGGGCAACACCGACGCGGTCGCCGGCGAGATCACGGAGGACTCGCGGATCGGCATCGAGCCGACGCTCCAGCCGTTCGCCGGGTGGCTCTTCGCGGCCTACGCGTTCGTGCTGAACCTGTTGCTCGGTGCGATACTGCTCGGCTTGTTCCCCCGGTTCTCCGACGGCGTCGCCCGCCGCGTCGCGACCGATCCCGTCAGGAGCGGCCTCGCGGGGCTGGGCGTCCTCGTCGGCGTGCCGATCCTGCTGGTCGCCGTCGCGATAACGATCGTCGGGATCCCCGTCACCGTCGTCGGCGCGCTCCTGTTCGTACTCCTGGTCTGGATCGGCGTCGTCTACGGCCGGTTCGCCGTCGCCGCCTGGCTCCTCTCGTACGCCGACGTCGAGAACCGGTGGCTCGCGCTCGTCGTCGGCCTGCTCGGCGGCGCGGTGCTCGCACAGATTCCCTTCGTCGGCGGGTTGCTCAACTTCCTCATCCTCCTGCTCGGACTCGGTGCGCTGGCCCGGGGACTGTACGGCCATCGGCGGACGGCGAGGGCTCGAGAGCCCGAGCGACGGGATCGGATCGGTCCAGACGAGTCGGCGAGCGATTAACGTCGACCGATCCCCTCTGCCAGCGCCCGTTACGCAGGCCCACGTGTGACTGCTGTGCGGCGAACCATCACCTCTCTCAGCCGAGCGAACACCTCGCGGTGGCGTACGCTGGGCTATTGCGAG
This DNA window, taken from Natronococcus sp. CG52, encodes the following:
- a CDS encoding ATP-binding protein, with amino-acid sequence MTIHVGSSSNGFFVADDGDAIPESKREDLHETDAEALDRRGDGFALVGRIAEAHGWSVSIGESDEGGTRVDVTGTAVDWKNAFDGTSLNSELELER
- a CDS encoding replication factor C small subunit, whose protein sequence is MSEADAEAAEPTPGKTEVWIEKYRPERLDEIKGHENIVPRLRRYVEQGDLPHLMFAGPAGTGKTTASQAIAREIYDDDWRENFLELNASDQRGIDVVRDRIKDFARSSFGGYDHRIIFLDEADALTSDAQSALRRTMEQFSNNTRFILSCNYSSQIIDPIQSRCAVFRFTELTEEAVEAQVREIAETEGIAVTDDGVDALVYAADGDMRKAINALQAAAVMGETVDEETVFAITATARPEEVEEMVQHAIDGDFTAARAALEDLLMDRGLAGGDVIDQLHRSAWQFDLPEQATVRLLERLGEVDYRITEGANERLQLEAMLASLALEDE
- a CDS encoding bactofilin family protein, encoding MGFRTAIGARVAIVLLVVVLLGTMPASVAAQSDERAGGTIVVEEGETVDEIEAFAGTVIISGTVTNDVSAFAGNVHIDGEVGGDVEAVSGNVEITGTVDGDVSGAGGNFAVAEGATIGGSLEAGAGAVEIDGTIAGDAAVGAETIRLGENAAIGGDLRYSGTLEGNTDAVAGEITEDSRIGIEPTLQPFAGWLFAAYAFVLNLLLGAILLGLFPRFSDGVARRVATDPVRSGLAGLGVLVGVPILLVAVAITIVGIPVTVVGALLFVLLVWIGVVYGRFAVAAWLLSYADVENRWLALVVGLLGGAVLAQIPFVGGLLNFLILLLGLGALARGLYGHRRTARAREPERRDRIGPDESASD